In one window of Drosophila innubila isolate TH190305 chromosome 2L unlocalized genomic scaffold, UK_Dinn_1.0 4_B_2L, whole genome shotgun sequence DNA:
- the LOC117779492 gene encoding uncharacterized protein DDB_G0290587, with the protein MTTKTANRQDEVNVLAIVTPNATTAPRSDPNNNNEWRPLGHGDPLQNDPTYDYSPPALDRVRYWAENNASNQDARQKLPLEVLRNKTKSEILLLGVASERDRLRTGQVKLMSPYAQQHQQQQQQQQQQAKYAAIRRSYYAPQQQQQQHQQQHQQQHMPHTHLMPPPMMMKGLGHVEYRHSVMNSPSSSSYMSLNMGNSYSSSPASSPSKSMSSTHFYSSPLTSSATSSWYSHAPSMSSLPQRMSHGDAHHQESMQHYSFSRPNSIHSHASTGNKQVARKPWLHELLQKELVKPTMRQRMKPTMPATKYLMGTTKPQQSFTVPTYAPLTYAPVTFVPGPPTIETPTTSSPPIPELYITPTTLTPTVSSGFRPMMLSSLGSTTATTTTTTTTPPTTTTLSSSRLMIPQTSNLARRPTVAPAPELTTDALFSHYKQPPKPLLGPMYLIIEGHSKVKTYGQNELDPHSPKIVPVISKREPVVRIADPNEKRGTVETYQVKHLHTKTIPLTTTTTTSKSSSTTTATTTTTNTPPSGVQDLLSLLDNMFADAQEIVASTEAAKTILKPVTTKLMPQQPEPRIASKASSIESLPEEEQKEKGEQVKYGSEIATSTEPEQPPRATRQIFDYDQLPESRIKAKDKDEDDDDDYNDNDDNNDNNDEQAELEDGKLLEDAELDSLDDVSEDETSDSEHNLLKRIDKFVDDVDDGDDDLDDLIEGLSPDDNDNDDDDDNNDNNDDDEKQLH; encoded by the exons atgacaacAAAGACGGCCAATCGTCAGGATGAAGTGAATGTCTTGGCCATTGTGACGCCCAATGCAACAACAG CACCACGCTCGgatcccaacaacaacaacgagtggCGACCATTGGGACACGGGGATCCACTGCAAAATGATCCCACCTATGATTACAGTCCTCCAGCCTTGGATCGTGTGCGTTATTGGGCGGAGAATAATGCGAGTAATCAGGATGCGAGACAGAAGTTGCCACTTGAAGTGCTGCGCAACAAGACGAAGAGCGAGATTCTGTTGCTGGGCGTGGCAAGTGAAAGGGATCGCTTGAGGACGGGCCAGGTGAAGTTGATGTCGCCTTATGcccaacagcatcagcaacaacaacagcaacagcagcagcaggccaAGTATGCGGCGATAAGAAGAAGCTACTatgcaccacaacaacaacaacaacaacaccaacaacaacaccaacaacaacacatgccacacacacatttaatgCCACCGCCCATGATGATGAAGGGCCTGGGGCATGTGGAGTATCGTCACAGTGTGATGAACTCACCCAGCAGCAGCTCCTACATGAGCCTCAACATGGGCAACAGTTACAGCTCCTCCCCCGCCTCCTCCCCCAGCAAATCCATGAGCTCCACCCACTTTTATAGCAGCCCCTTGACCTCCTCGGCTACCTCCTCCTGGTATTCCCATGCGCCCAGCATGTCCAGTTTGCCGCAACGCATGAGCCACGGCGATGCACATCATCAGGAGTCCATGCAACACTACAGCTTCTCCAGGCCCAACTCCATACATTCACATGCGTCCACGGGCAACAAACAGGTGGCACGCAAGCCTTGGCTCCACGAGCTGCTGCAGAAGGAGCTGGTGAAGCCCACGATGAGGCAGAGAATGAAACCCACCATGCCGGCAACCAAGTACTTAATGGGCACCACCAAACCGCAGCAATCATTCACCGTTCCCACCTATGCACCCTTGACCTATGCACCCGTAACCTTTGTGCCTGGGCCGCCCACCATAGAAACGCCCACCACGAGCAGTCCACCCATCCCCGAGCTCTACATCACGCCCACCACACTGACGCCCACTGTCAGCTCCGGCTTTCGACCCATGATGTTGTCCAGTTTGGgcagcacaacagcaacaacaacaacaaccacaacaacgccaccgacaacgacaacgttgaGCAGCTCCAGGCTGATGATACCACAGACGAGTAATCTGGCCAGGCGACCCACTGTGGCACCCGCTCCAGAACTCACCACCGATGCACTTTTCTCGCACTACAAGCAGCCGCCGAAACCGCTTTTGGGTCCCATGTATCTCATCATTGAAGGTCACTCCAAGGTGAAGACCTATGGACAGAACGAATTGGATCCGCATAGTCCAAAAATAGTGCCGGTGATTTCGAAACGTGAGCCGGTGGTGCGGATTGCGGATCCCAATGAGAAACGCGGCACGGTGGAGACCTATCAGGTCAAGCATTTGCATACCAAGACAATTccgctgacaacaacaacaacaac TTCCAAGAGcagttcaacaacaacagcaacaacaacaacaacgaatacGCCGCCCAGTGGCGTTCAAGATCTGCTCAGTTTGCTGGATAACATGTTTGCCGATGCACAAGAGATTGTCGCCAGCACAGAGGCGGCCAAGACCATCTTAAAGCCAGTGACAACAAAGTTGATGCCACAGCAGCCGGAACCGCGAATTGCCAGCAAAGCTAGCAGCATAGAGAGTCTGCCAGAGGAGGAGCAGAAGGAGAAGGGAGAGCAGGTCAAATATGGTTCAGAGATCGCGACCAGCACGGAACCTGAACAGCCGCCGCGTGCCACTCGACAAATCTTTGACTATGATCAATTACCAGAGTCGCGTATTAAAGCTAAAGACaaagacgaagacgacgacgacgactacaatgataatgatgataacaatgataataatgatgagcAAGCTGAGCTGGAGGATGGCAAGTTGCTAGAGGATGCCGAACTGGACAGTCTGGATGATGTGAGTGAAGATGAAACGTCAGATAGTGAACATAATTTACTCAAACGCATCGATAAATTTGTCGATGATGTGGATGATGGAGACGATGACTTGGATGATTTGATTGAGGGTCTGTCGCCtgacgataacgataacgatgatgatgatgataacaATGATaacaacgatgatgatgagaagCAGCTACATTAA
- the LOC117779456 gene encoding LOW QUALITY PROTEIN: trans-1,2-dihydrobenzene-1,2-diol dehydrogenase (The sequence of the model RefSeq protein was modified relative to this genomic sequence to represent the inferred CDS: inserted 1 base in 1 codon), translated as MRRLIKTFGRKICQLGSRNSQTLRAAAQLMERGGSLSTPRPQQLWIGNLHESGEDNVKRKSRHKVRWGIAPVTLMAKDFATALSVLSPNHHCITSCVDPYRSRGLLFADKHQVPNVFTSFEELARCPHVDAVYICPSNPMHCELCHLMLNHDKHVLCEQPLCMTEDQVVDLVAKAKARGLFLMEGIWSRCLPAYNLLRRELKSSKLGRIQHMDCSLGWQLSNELAKMVGYAGVTKDLAXYAIQLALFVYQDVPQSIRVKGKLNHEGIDVAANIELLFKDNRIARLMLSTEEQLSNLVIIHGSKGNAMLSNLWCPELMVLKNVDYKFVLPQAKEATVYHNRVGLCYEAEEVRQCILSGCTESNLFNHNESRLMANLTNQIHEMLCEPNQKEQEMKQAQVI; from the exons CTTTGCGGGCAGCTGCACAGTTGATGGAGCGTGGCGGCAGCCTTAGCAcgccacgcccacaacaacTGTGGATCGGCAATCTCCATGAATCTGGCGAAGACAATGTGAAGAGGAAGTCAAGGCATAAGGTTCGTTGGGGCATTGCGCCAGTTACGCTCATGGCCAAGGATTTTGCCACTGCATTGAGTGTCCTTTCTCCCAATCATCACTGTATCACATCCTGCGTGGACCCCTATCGATCACGGGGTCTGCTCTTTGCCGATAAGCATCAAGTCCCTAATGTCTTTACGAGTTTCGAGGAGCTCGCACGATGTCCTCATGTCG ATGCCGTTTATATCTGTCCGTCGAATCCCATGCACTGTGAATTGTGCCACCTGATGCTCAACCATGACAAGCATGTGTTGTGCGAACAGCCGCTGTGTATGACTGAGGATCAGGTGGTGGATCTGGTTGCCAAGGCCAAGGCTCGTGGCCTGTTTCTGATGGAGGGCATTTGGTCACGTTGCCTGCCCGCCTATAATTTGCTGCGCCGTGAACTAAAGAGCTCCAAGCTTGGGAGGATCCAACATATGGACTGTTCATTGGGCTGGCAGTTGTCCAATGAATTGGCCAAAATGGTGGGATATGCAGGCGTGACTAAGGATCTAG CCTATGCCATACAGCTGGCACTCTTTGTTTATCAGGATGTGCCACAATCGATAAGGGTAAAAGGAAAACTAAATCACGAGGGTATCGATGTGGCGGCCAACATTGAGTTGTTGTTCAAGGACAATCGAATTGCTCGATTGATGCTCAGCACCGAAGAGCAGCTCAGTAACTTGGTCATAATACATGGCAGCAAGGGAAATGCAATG CTAAGTAACTTGTGGTGCCCCGAATTAatggttttaaaaaatgtcgACTATAAGTTTGTCTTACCTCAAGCCAAAGAGGCCACGGTCTACCATAATCGTGTTGGACTTTGTTACGAAGCGGAGGAAGTGCGTCAGTGTATTCTGAGTGGATGCACTGAAAGTAATCTCTTTAATCACAACGAGAGTCGATTGATGGCCAATTTGACTAACCAAATACATGAAATGCTTTGCGAACCAAATCAAAAAGAGCAGGAAATGAAACAAGCACAAGTCATATAA
- the LOC117794514 gene encoding nuclear protein 1, translating to MSEAHYDEYEHYNFDHDKHIFSGHSGKQRSKKEASEHTNHFDPSGHSRKILTKLMNTNNNKKTVKN from the coding sequence ATGTCTGAGGCACACTATGATGAATACGAGCACTACAACTTCGACCATGACAAACACATCTTTTCGGGCCACAGCGGCAAGCAGCGCTCCAAGAAGGAGGCCAGTGAGCACACCAACCACTTCGACCCGTCGGGCCACTCGAGAAAGATTTTGACCAAACTCAtgaacaccaacaacaacaagaagactGTGAAAAACTGA
- the LOC117782351 gene encoding mitochondrial import receptor subunit TOM70, with amino-acid sequence MATFLNMSSVKLNKWQVALILGTPLAIGLGVYVFRKSGTRDETQGGKQKTKSKDADKTRSKGKMEKQTLSIDGTAPDSELERSKKSAELGEKLSPLTEANNYKTEGNNCYRNGKYDEAISFYDKAIDKCPTEHRTDMAIFYQNRAASYEMLKKWNKVKEDCSLSLENNPRYAKAYYRRARAHEATKDMSECLDDVTATCILEMFQNNNTIMFADRVLKETGRLDAEKGMREHVPVVPSAAFVNTYMRSFIADPLQIMNVPPSAVADTPPRGFLRARRAFDDQKFDDIIAACTEEIESSESESQYKVEALLMRGTFHLLCGSFADSKNDFDAILANDDADSTLRVYAYIKRAALFIQTDEREKGLADFLEAEKLKPDNADVYHQRAQILLLLEQIEEALIEFDKAVRLAPNHAIAYVQKCYAEYRLSLMTSDQNRLERVIRDFEQAIEKFPDCVECYSLMAQVLADQQQFPQAQLFYEKAMKLAPTNPSLLVHQAIMMLQWRGDIDAAVTLLNRAIEVDPKCELAYETLGTVEVQRAQLQRAVDLFEKALLYAKSQAELVHVYSLRNAALAQINVTRKLGIDMNTISAMAQSGFLTQPSM; translated from the exons ATGGCAACGTTCCTTAACATGAGTTCGGTGAAGCTTAACAAATGGCAGGTGGCTCTCATACTGGGCACGCCCTTGGCAATTGGCTTGGGCGTCTATGTGTTCCGGAAGAGCGGGACTCGGGATGAAACACAAGGCGGCAAGCAGAAGACAAAGTCCAAGGATGCGGACAAGACGCGCTCCAAGGGGAAAATGGAGAAACAGACGTTATCCATTGATGGCACCGCTCCAGATTCTGAGCTGGAGCGCAGCAAGAAGTCGGCAGAGCTGGGCGAGAAGCTGTCGCCGCTGACGGAGGCCAACAACTACAAGACGGAGGGAAACAATTGTTATCGCAATGGCAAATATGATGAGGCAATCAGTTTCTATGACAAGGCCATTGATAAATGCCCCACGGAGCATCGCACTGACATGGCAATCTTCTATCAGAACCGTGCCGCCTCCTATGAGATGCTCAAGAAGTGGAACAAGGTCAAGGAGGACTGCTCTCTGTCGCTGGAGAATAATCCGCGATATGCCAAGGCTTATTATAGACGCGCCCGTGCCCACGAGGCCACTAAGGATATGTCCGAGTGCCTGGACGATGTGACTGCCACCTGTATATTGGAAATGTTCCAGAACAACAATACCATCATGTTTGCGGATCGTGTGCTCAAGGAGACGGGTCGCCTAGATGCCGAGAAGGGAATGCGCGAACATGTGCCTGTCGTGCCCTCGGCTGCCTTTGTCAACACCTACATGCGCTCCTTCATTGCCGATCCTCTCCAAATTATGAATGTCCCGCCATCGGCTGTGGCAGATACTCCACCACGTGGTTTCCTGCGTGCTCGTCGTGCATTCGATGATCAGAAATTCGATGACATCATTGCCGCATGCACCGAGGAAATTGAATCCTCCGAGTCGGAATCACAATACAAAGTGGAGGCGTTGCTGATGCGTGGCACATTCCATCTGCTGTGCGGATCCTTTGCCGACAGCAAGAACGACTTTGACGCCATACTGGCCAATG atGATGCAGACTCGACACTGCGCGTTTATGCGTACATTAAACGCGCCGCACTCTTTATACAGACGGACGAGCGCGAGAAGGGATTGGCTGACTTCTTGGAGGCGGAGAAATTGAAACCCGACAATGCCGACGTGTATCATCAGCGGGCGCAgatactgctgctgctggagcaGATCGAGGAGGCGTTAATTGAGTTCGACAAGGCGGTGCGATTGGCGCCAAATCATGCGATTGCCTATGTCCAAAAATGctatgcggaatatcgtttaTCGTTGATGACCAGCGATCAGAATCGCCTGGAGCGTGTTATCCGTGACTTTGAGCAGGCCATTGAGAAGTTTCCCGATTGCGTTGAGTGCTACAGTCTGATGGCCCAGGTCCTGGCCGATCAACAGCAGTTCCCACAGGCTCAATTGTTTTACGAGAAGGCCATGAAATTGGCGCCAACAAATCCATCGTTGCTGGTGCATCAGGCAATTATGATGCTGCAATGGCGTGGTGACATCGATGCCGCCGTCACGCTTCTCAATCGCGCCATCGAGGTGGATCCCAAATGTGAGCTAGCCTATGAGACGCTCGGCACCGTGGAGGTGCAACGGGCGCAATTACAGCGTGCCGTGGATCTGTTTGAGAAGGCGCTGCTCTATGCCAAGAGTCAGGCGGAGCTGGTGCATGTCTACTCCTTGCGTAATGCGGCGCTGGCTCAAATCAATGTCACTCGCAAGCTCGGCATTGACATGAATACCATTTCAGCGATGGCACAATCCGGTTTCCTGACCCAGCCAAGCATGTAG
- the LOC117782352 gene encoding putative inorganic phosphate cotransporter translates to MREIFDYLQVKQRFVLCYFSLLAIINAYTIRHCLDFSLNRIMRESKRLSKAKPTKMSLKGKPISRSSRNTVVTFPQQTRQKAGRDVVKITKRQMKEKLLQTSVITTSNSSDVWTKQVQILVTVSFYAGYMITHIPGGRLAERYGGKWILGASILLSAILTLLTPTIVRNGGPGALMLLRLLIGFCEGPTFPAVSALLAQWVPENERGLLCSCVLSGGEIGITFVHLVNGMGLKDEDWAVAFYVVGSGALLWFVGFILVCYSKPDASPYIQNSERDYIRRQVSATLLTTVEADEVVNEATPWSNMLMNAPIWALIAANMQHDWDQQEMAQELEKLLQDLQTKGSTLWKGLESSLRVTAPHLYSWLASLTSGTLCDYLIAHGILSRTQTRRLMSWLIFVSISMYLVHEKEDGARAWSVLAFGAYYAGIKVLPLDMSPNFAGTLMGISNGLGSLPGLLLPLLQQLESEYAIVGSIRAALWLICAGYISGDVQSYNRMPMRQAEG, encoded by the exons ATGCGAGAGATATTTGACT ATCTGCAGGTGAAGCAACGTTTTGTACTTTGTTACTTTAGTTTGTTGGCCATTATTAATGCTTATACAATACGCCACTGTTTGGACTTTTCACTTAATCGCATTATGCGGGAGTCCAAGAGGCTATCCAAAGCTAAACCCACAAAAATGTCATTAAAAGGGAAACCAATATCAAGGAGCAGTCGGAATACGGTAGTAACTTTTCCCCAGCAAACGAGACAAAAAGCCGGAAGAGATGTGGTAAAGATTACCAAGCGGCAGATGAAGGAAAAGCTGCTCCAAACTTCTGTAATAACAACTTCAAATAGCTCCGATGTGTGGACAAAGCAGGTGCAGATTCTGGTCACCGTATCCTTCTATGCTGGCTACATGATCACTCATATCCCGGGAGGACGTCTGGCGGAACGTTACGGCGGCAAGTGGATCCTGGGTGCTTCTATATTGCTTTCGGCCATACTCACCCTACTGACACCCACAATTGTTCGTAATGGAGGCCCGGGAGCTTTGATGCTCCTCCGACTTCTCATCGGCTTCTGCGAAGGACCCACATTCCCCGCCGTCAGCGCCTTGTTGGCCCAATGGGTGCCCGAGAACGAGCGTGGTCTGCTCTGCAGTTGTGTGTTGAGCGGTGGCGAGATTGGCATCACATTTGTACATCTAGTTAATGGAATGGGTCTCAAGGACGAGGATTGGGCTGTGGCATTCTATGTGGTTGGCAGTGGCGCACTGCTCTGGTTTGTGGGTTTT ATCTTGGTCTGCTACAGCAAACCGGATGCGTCGCCGTATATACAAAATTCAGAACGGGATTACATCAGGAGACAGGTGAGCGCAACTCTGTTGACGACAGTGGAAGCTGATGAGGTTGTCAATGAAGCAACTCCTTGGAGCAATATGCTAATGAATGCTCCGATCTGGGCACTGATTGCGGCGAACATGCAACACGACTGGGATCAACAAGAGATGGCGCAGGAGCTGGAGAAGTTACTGCAAGATCTGCAGACCAAGGGCAGCACATTATGGAAGGGACTGGAGTCGAGTCTGAGGGTAACAGCGCCGCATCTGTACAGTTGGTTGGCTTCCCTCACGTCCGGCACACTCTGTGATTATCTCATTGCCCACGGAATCTTGAGTCGCACTCAGACGCGTCGTCTGATGTCCTGGCTGATCTTTGTGAGCATCTCCATGTACTTGGTCCATGAAAAGGAGGATGGAGCGCGTGCTTGGAGCGTGCTGGCATTTGGCGCTTACTATGCGGGAATTAAAGTCCTGCCCTTGGACATGAGTCCCAATTTCGCTGGCACACTGATGGGCATCTCCAATGGATTGGGTTCGTTGCCCGGTCTGCTGTTGCCCCTGCTGCAGCAACTGGAATCGGAGTATGCCATTGTGGGCAGCATACGTGCCGCCTTATGGTTGATTTGTGCCGGATACATTTCCGGAGATGTGCAGTCCTACAATCGAATGCCAATGCGGCAAGCCGAAGGTTAA
- the LOC117782353 gene encoding putative inorganic phosphate cotransporter: MTQQPQWGISLSKYFIIPQRVILAIMGFLAILNAYTMRVCLSQAITVLVAKKNMTDDVENDHAICEPDDLDEGGAASGGDYVWSEELQGLILSSFYIGYIVTHVPGGLLAEKFGGKWTLGLGILSTAVFTMLTPLAIVKGGSDWLIVTRVLMGLGEGTTFPALSVLLAAWVPANERGKLGALVLGGGQVGTIMGNLLSGVFLESYDWSFVFYFFGGLGVIWFVIFVFLCFSDPNSHPFIKPSEREYLVKEIGTIGRNENLPPTPWKAILTNLPMFALVSAQIGHDWGFYIMVTDLPKYMSDVLQFSIKANGLYSSLPYIMMWIVSVGSGFVADWMIRRGIMNTTNTRKLMTGLAAFGPAVFMVGASYAGCDRVLVVVLFTICMGLMGAYYAGMKLSPLDMSPNYAGTLMAITNGIGAITGVITPYLVGVMTPNASLLEWRTVFWVAFGVLFVTAIIYCLWASGEVQPFNNAPIEPRTVDFEAHERKPELQLKATEHSS, encoded by the exons ATgacacaacaaccacaatggGGCATAAGCTTATCAAAGT ATTTTATAATACCACAACGTGTGATATTGGCCATCATGGGCTTTTTGGCCATTCTCAATGCCTACACGATGCGTGTCTGTCTCTCGCAGGCAATCACCGTCTTGGTGGCCAAGAAGAACATGACGGACGATGTGGAGAACGATCATGCGATCTGTGAACCCGATGATTTGGATGAAGGCGGTGCGGCGAGCGGAGGAGACTACGTTTGGTCTGAGGAGTTGCAGGGATTGATTCTCTCCTCCTTCTACATTGGTTACATTGTCACCCACGTGCCCGGCGGTCTTCTGGCTGAAAAGTTTGGCGGTAAATGGACTCTGGGTCTTGGCATCCTCTCGACGGCAGTCTTCACCATGCTTACACCATTGGCCATCGTAAAGGGTGGCTCCGATTGGTTGATCGTGACCCGTGTTCTAATGGGTCTCGGCGAGGGTACCACATTCCCCGCATTGAGTGTACTTCTTGCTGCTTGGGTTCCGGCCAACGAACGTGGCAAACTGGGCGCTTTGGTTCTCGGTGGCGGCCAAGTGGGCACTATTATGGGTAATCTACTATCTGGCGTCTTCTTGGAATCCTACGATTGGTCATTCGTCTTCTACTTCTTTGGTGGTCTCGGCGTTATTTGGTTTGTCATTTTT GTCTTCTTGTGCTTCAGCGATCCCAACAGCCATCCTTTCATTAAGCCCAGTGAGCGCGAATATCTGGTTAAGGAGATCGGTACGATCGGTCGCAACGAGAATCTACCACCCACTCCCTGGAAGGCGATCCTTACCAATCTGCCCATGTTTGCCTTGGTCTCGGCCCAAATTGGTCACGATTGGGGCTTCTATATCATGGTGACGGATCTGCCCAAGTATATGTCCGATGTGCTGCAGTTCTCGATCAAGGCCAACGGACTCTACTCCTCCCTGCCCTACATCATGATGTGGATTGTGTCCGTTGGCAGTGGTTTTGTTGCCGATTGGATGATTCGTCGTGGCATCATGAATACGACAAACACACGTAAGCTGATGACAGGATTGGCGGCCTTTGGACCAGCTGTATTCATGGTGGGCGCTTCTTATGCCGGCTGTGATCGTGTCCTCGTCGTGGTGCTTTTCACCATTTGCATGGGTCTGATGGGCGCCTATTATGCGGGCATGAAGCTCAGTCCGCTGGACATGAGTCCCAACTATGCTGGCACATTGATGGCCATCACGAATGGCATTGGTGCCATCACTGGCGTTATTACACCTTATTTGGTTGGAGTCATGACGCCAAATGCCTCGTTACTCGAATGGCGTACTGTCTTCTGGGTGGCCTTTGGCGTACTCTTCGTTACGGCGATCATCTATTGCCTTTGGGCATCCGGAGAGGTGCAACCCTTCAACAACGCCCCCATCGAGCCCCGAACTGTTGATTTCGAGGCTCACGAGCGCAAACCGGAATTACAGTTGAAAGCGACCGAGCATAGCTCCTAG